Genomic segment of Arachis hypogaea cultivar Tifrunner chromosome 11, arahy.Tifrunner.gnm2.J5K5, whole genome shotgun sequence:
ttttatgcagGTTATTCTGATATCGTTGGTGTATGAGAAGCAGCACAAaataagaatgatgatgaaaatgCATGGTCTTGGAGATGGACCATACTGGTTGATTTCCTATgcttattttcttgccatttccaTGGCCTACATGCTGTGCTTTGTGTTAATGGGTTCATTCTTTGGTATGAATACAACCATTTGAACTGTATAGCATTGTTGGTGTTTTCCAATTCTCTTTAATACTGACGatatttaattttccttttcaggattCCATTTCTTCAGAGAGAATAACTATGGAATCCagtttgtgttttattttatctATGTAAACTTACAAATTGCCTCCGCATTTCTGGTGGCTGCCCTGTTTTCGAATGTTAAGCCTGCTACAGGTTTGATCAAATTCGTTTCTGAAATTGTAAAGTCTATAATTACTTATACAtgctttcaaaatttaatttcttttattcataTCTGATTAATGGCCTGTGTTTTTCATAATTGCAGTTACAGCATATATAGTTGTCTTTGGAACTGGACTGGCAGCTGCCTTTCTTTTCCCAGATTTGATGAAGAATGATCTGTTTCCAAGTAAGTTAAATGACTGAAAATCAGGGTATTGTAGTAAAGAATCTTTCTTTGAGTGGCAAATTAGGATGCTGTGGCTAATTTATCTTTGACGTTGATAAACATGGTtgattaataacaacaataacaattttCATTAGAGTTTATGGCTTACCTTTCTTTTCTCATGAATAAATCTAATGGTGGAAAATGTTGTTCAATGGTTAGACTTAGATACCCTGCTTTGGATCTAATCCTGTGGGAACAAGGAAATTTTGGTTTCCCAAGATAGATATTCTTCTCCACTTTTGTCATGTTGTTAGCTCATTAACAATGTGATCTTCCTACGAATTGTAATTTGTAAATATGGATGAAAAGTATGAGCTATAGGCTTATAGTTTGTAATAAGTATGAAATTATTCGGTGGCTCTTTGACCTCAGCAATTCATTCTCACTTTGTTTCACAAAAAAGCCGATCTTCTACCATGATTACTCACTTGAGATTGATGAATCACCTATGGGAACCACTGGGAGTGTTGATTAATGAGAGCACCCTTTTAATGAGCATAAGTGAGATAATTGGATATAAAGATAGAATTGCAGAGAAGAATATGCATATAGAAGAGAGAAATCAGAGGGGGAATGTCATCTCACATTTTGCAAAATTCCTATTGCAGTTCATAGTATTCCTATTTATGCTCTTCTTTCCTATAACTAACAACTCTACAAATTGAGTTTTTGGGCCTATTATACATGTTGCAAAGTTAAAGTTGCATGGTTAAATTGAATGAAAGTGTACCActaacaagtgaagaagttattTCATTCTCATATTAACCTACTATCCTGTGGCATTTCTCCAGAAAAATGGATCATTGTTATGGAGTTGTATCCTGGGTTTGCTTTATTTCGCGGGCTAAATGAGTTTGCAGAATATGTCAGTGTTGGAAATAGTTCAGGGACCCTTGGCATGAGGTGGCAGGATCTGAATGATAGCACAAATGGCATGAAACAGATCTTAATCATCATGTCAATTGAGTGGATAGTTTTCCTTTTTGTTGCTTACTACCTTGATCAAGTTTCCTCATCAGCAAGTGGGAGAAGtccattttttttcttgaaaGGATTTCAGAAGAAGACACCTTTGTCTTCCCAAAAGGACAATATGCCAATACAGGGGTCAAGAGCCTTGGCTCAGATGGATAAACCTGATGTAATCCAAGAGGTGAATTCTTACTTGCTTCCATTAAATTTCATGTTGATCTACTCTCTCTTTCTTTAACAAAATTCTGAAAACAGAATACGCTGAagataaaacagaaataaaaacgGAAACCAAATATACTCTAAGGAGTTGTGTTACATGCATACTgcattttcatgctttctttttttttttcccctctCTTCAGAGAGAGAAAGTGGAGGAACTGCTACTTGAACCGGCCAGCAATCACAGGATAGTTTGCAACAAGCTGAGAAAAGTCTATCAGGGGAGGGACGGAAACCCGGATAAAGTAGCAGTGAGAGGCTTGTTCCTTGCTGTTCCTCAAGGGGAATGCTTTGGCATGCTTGGTCCCAATGGTGCTGGAAAGACTTCTTTTATTAGTATGGTTAGTTATTTGTACTTCAATTGCATTTCTTTCCACTACtcacaaaaaattaatataaatatttctaCTATGATTCCATGTtgcattgtttctttctttttggcAATTCAGAAATCTAATCaacttatatatgtatatgtttatAGATGATTGGTCTGACAAAGCCAACCTCTGGTACTGCATTTGTTCAAGGCATGGACATAAGAACTGATATGAATGGACTATACACAAACATGGGTGTATGCCCCCAACATAAGTAATAGAATTCCCTccaactttatttatttatttactatctaactcttttttttcttttttcttttttttaatacacaaattttcttgatattttagcTTGCTGTGGGAAAGGTTGACAGGGAGAGAGCACCTACTTTTCTATGGCAGACTTAAAAATCTCAAAGGTTCAGCCTTAACACAGGTAAGTTGACTTACAGAAAATattaagactttagacactattatcttcttctctctttttttatccaATTAAAGATCTCCACTATTAAAgagatatatattaataaaaaatgatgAAAGTAAAGAGTCCAACATTACAAATGAAAATACTTTGCAGCATTAAGATTAAAAAAAGTGAATACTGTATATGACATAATACACTTTTggttcaacaaaaaattaatgtGTTGTGCATGTTTGTGAACTAATATTTATGGCTTGGTTTTTGGTTGAGTTTGGAGCTAGAGAAGGAAAAAATTGTCCAGTATAGATGCAATTTGAACAATACTAGCATTAGCATTTATTCGGAATGCATGAGTATTGAGTACTATTTTTGCTGCAGGCAGTAGAAGAATCTTTGAAGAGTTTAAACCTTTTCAATGGAGGAGTTGCTGATAAACAAGTTGGAAAATACAGTGGAGGGATGAAGAGGAGGCTTAGCGTTGCAATTTCTTTGATTGGGAATCCCAATGTATATTCTTTTAATCAAAGTTTAATCCTACAGAATCATTTACGTGTCTTAGCTTTTCTGACGCTTTAAATTTTTAGGAAAAATACTTTATAACATTTATGATCAGGGTCTATCAGACTAAAAAATTTATAACGTAATTCTTGTTGTTCCATTCtactaaataaagataaaatttaataGTTCCTGACAGTTATATTAGAATATCAAGTTTATGTTTGATCACAATgtaatttcctttttctttataaGGTTGTTTATATGGATGAGCCAAGCACCGGATTAGACCCTGCATCAAGAAAACGCTTATGGGATGTTATTAAGACTGCCAAAAAGGATCGTGCAATTATTCTCACTAGTGTGTCTCGCTCTCTCTGATTTCCATCATCTATGTTTTTTCCTTCTTGTATATTTTATTGATATATACCAATCTTGCTTTATATTATTGTTTCAGCTCATTCCATGGAAGAGGCAGAGGCCTTGTGTGATCGATTAGGAATCTTTGTTGATGGTAGCTTGCAATGCATAGGAAATTCAAAGGAGGTAAAACTAAAATTGCTCCAATAACTTCTGAATGATTCTTCACACTTGCTTGCATTATTCTTGTTTCAatcactataaaaaattattggAATAGCAACCAACTAGAATGGCTTTCGTGGTGGTTGCTAAATCGGTCGCCAAATTAGAAATTAGCAACCTATTTAGTGACCAATCTTGTTTTGGTAATAACAAAACCCGATCAGTCGCTATTCCAGATATTTCTTGTACTGGATTTGAGTTCTTTTATGATGGTAGCTGCATCTGTTGGTTTATCATTTTATATAGTTGAAAGCAAGATATGGAGGAACTTATGTGTTGACAATGACAACACCTTGGGAGCATGAAAAGGAAGTGGAGAACATGGTACGGCTGCTATGTCCTAATGCTAACAAGATATACCATATTTCTGGGACTCAGAAGTTTGAGCTGCCTAAAGGGGAGGTTAGAATAGCTGATGTATTTGGAGCTGTTGATTTTGCAAAGAGAAACTTCACTGTTTCTGCATGGGGTTTAGCTGACACCACAATGGAAGATGTCTTCATTAAGGTTGCTCGTGGCGACCCCCATTCTCAAAACCTgtcataatatataattgtcatacATGTTTATGGCATATCAGTATATGGATGTTAAAACTTTAATCTTGTTAGTTCCGGTGGGATTTAAATTAGAAAACTTTGACATATATATAAACTTTACGCTAAAATACACTTTTGGTAATTGCTACGATTCTTTATAAACAgtgtctaattttttaaaatgataactagttaatatttaataaattttaaatatttaattttttattttaaaaataatttagacaaTTTAAATACCAAAATAGAAAACATCATAAAATTTACCTATATTTTTTACTCTAATGGTCtcgaaaaagttttaaaaatattctaatatttaatttgtttttattttaatgtttaaGTTTGAGTTTTAttctaatagttaattttttgaacattaatatttcatcAACACTTTTGTTAGTTTTAAATCCCATAATCGATTTATCCATAATTTCATTCACATAAACATCTCTCAACAATAATTAATCACTAAAGAACATAAAACTGCTCTCATGGAATTATCGAAATTTGGAGAAACTCCTGACAATCCACAATCTTAAAAAGATTTATAAATTCTACTCTCCtgagattatttttatttgtaaaacaaaaaatcaatttttctaaattgaagaaaaattaagatCTTGTAGTTTCAAGGAATGATCTATTGTGGATCCGAATGGATTATCTGGGGGTTTGGTAATAACATGGAGGGATGGTTACATTGTTCAGATTTTACAGCATGGTAGATTTTTCATTGCGGCATCAGTTTTAATAGCTGGTTCTAATGTTCCCTGTGGTGTTCTAGGTATTTATCTCAGTTCAAATAATCAATATAGAATGGCTCAGGTTGTTGAATTAACTTCAGTCACCC
This window contains:
- the LOC112722475 gene encoding ABC transporter A family member 7, producing the protein MSNPASFWTQANALLRKNLTYQKRDVKTNVRLVLFPVILVVLLYALQTAVDIVQRASLQDEEKTKAAACKGCVCVHDIGPHAKCPDSEKVCGPRFLGQEDAKKCPVPYPPEWPPLLQLDVGDGFFSNDAARNVTMLFTGTDQFFGESLFGTMFPTELSINESDIMASLASVVLGTEFGLDSTLFVDPALSINSYILYRLQQDQCKVNSSFSFNFNEGDSKMIRDVKVNCTQAFTLWRKTFSDIWDELQVEDCDDDTTGYTLYKNPISGAFDFLNSNKNIFNVSFLIYKHDNRDKINLSRTPRSVNMISNAFLKFLLGNGTKMLFDFIEEMPKPASSDTTMIDITSLLGGLFYTWVILQLFPVILISLVYEKQHKIRMMMKMHGLGDGPYWLISYAYFLAISMAYMLCFVLMGSFFGFHFFRENNYGIQFVFYFIYVNLQIASAFLVAALFSNVKPATVTAYIVVFGTGLAAAFLFPDLMKNDLFPKKWIIVMELYPGFALFRGLNEFAEYVSVGNSSGTLGMRWQDLNDSTNGMKQILIIMSIEWIVFLFVAYYLDQVSSSASGRSPFFFLKGFQKKTPLSSQKDNMPIQGSRALAQMDKPDVIQEREKVEELLLEPASNHRIVCNKLRKVYQGRDGNPDKVAVRGLFLAVPQGECFGMLGPNGAGKTSFISMMIGLTKPTSGTAFVQGMDIRTDMNGLYTNMGVCPQHNLLWERLTGREHLLFYGRLKNLKGSALTQAVEESLKSLNLFNGGVADKQVGKYSGGMKRRLSVAISLIGNPNVVYMDEPSTGLDPASRKRLWDVIKTAKKDRAIILTTHSMEEAEALCDRLGIFVDGSLQCIGNSKELKARYGGTYVLTMTTPWEHEKEVENMVRLLCPNANKIYHISGTQKFELPKGEVRIADVFGAVDFAKRNFTVSAWGLADTTMEDVFIKVARGDPHSQNLS